One stretch of Burkholderia oklahomensis C6786 DNA includes these proteins:
- a CDS encoding cysteine hydrolase family protein has protein sequence MNDPIETKQARTGDQRLTRIRPFDARKTAVLVVDVQNSEIVPRYERERPEYWRAVHGRALPNQKRVIDAARAAGAEIVYTVIESLTADGRDRSLDHKLSEIFVPKGSPLARVIPLVEPRADDIVLPKTSSGVFNSTNLDYVLRNIGIESVVVVGFVTDQCVDMAIRDGADRGYYMVCIGDACAAYTDDAHRNALRAFGGYCRHMNADEFVAAIG, from the coding sequence ATGAATGACCCTATCGAAACCAAGCAAGCCCGCACGGGCGACCAACGCCTCACGCGCATCCGGCCGTTCGACGCCAGGAAAACCGCGGTGCTGGTCGTCGACGTGCAGAACTCCGAAATCGTCCCCCGCTACGAGCGCGAGCGGCCCGAATACTGGCGCGCCGTTCATGGGCGCGCGCTGCCGAACCAGAAGCGCGTGATCGACGCCGCCCGCGCAGCCGGCGCCGAGATCGTCTACACCGTGATCGAGAGCCTGACCGCCGACGGCCGCGACCGCAGCCTGGACCACAAGCTGTCGGAGATCTTCGTGCCGAAGGGGTCGCCGCTCGCGCGGGTCATCCCGCTCGTCGAGCCGCGGGCCGACGACATCGTGCTGCCGAAGACATCGTCCGGCGTGTTCAACTCGACGAACCTCGACTACGTGCTGCGCAACATCGGCATCGAGTCGGTCGTCGTCGTCGGGTTCGTGACCGATCAATGCGTCGACATGGCGATCCGCGACGGCGCGGACCGGGGCTACTACATGGTCTGCATCGGCGACGCTTGCGCGGCCTATACCGACGATGCGCATCGGAACGCGCTGCGCGCATTCGGCGGTTATTGCCGGCACATGAACGCCGACGAATTCGTCGCGGCGATCGGCTGA
- a CDS encoding glutamine synthetase family protein, with amino-acid sequence MSSNVAVRAGSEPLCFFLTNDFSGLNRGRGFPAQDLARYLDSGCGWVHANQALTPFGPIGDGHPFGPIGDLRLRADPATEVRYGFDDGAQPLHFLLCDIVDYAGAPWDCCPRSFLKAAIGDLRRETGLIVRASFEHEFTITNLAEIAPPFSYRAYRLAEKLCGEIVAAMRAAGAGPEMILPEYGAGQMEITMAPADALKAADNAVVVRELVRELGRRNGLHATFAPKVSPTGVGNGVHVHFGLSREDGTPVNYDRNGAGLLSATLAQFCAGVLRHLPALIALTAPSGISNLRLQPHHWSAAFTCIGSQNREAALRICPAPRQSSAQSAHHVEFRAADGCASPYLALGALIRAGLDGIRRQAPLPKLLDVDPSSLSDAQRRDADVRALPGSVPEALAEVDADSEVRGWFSDDFWRCYRAMKHAELNLLAGLSAEEMCERYSRVY; translated from the coding sequence ATGTCCTCCAACGTCGCCGTGCGAGCCGGAAGCGAGCCGCTGTGCTTCTTCCTGACCAACGATTTTTCCGGTCTGAACCGCGGCCGCGGCTTCCCCGCGCAGGATCTCGCGCGCTATCTCGACAGCGGCTGCGGCTGGGTGCACGCGAACCAGGCGCTCACGCCGTTCGGCCCGATCGGCGACGGCCATCCGTTCGGCCCGATCGGCGATCTGCGCCTGCGCGCGGACCCGGCGACCGAGGTGCGCTACGGCTTCGACGACGGCGCGCAGCCGCTCCATTTCCTGCTCTGCGACATCGTCGACTACGCCGGCGCGCCTTGGGACTGCTGCCCGCGCTCGTTCCTGAAGGCGGCGATCGGCGACCTGCGGCGCGAGACCGGCCTGATCGTGCGCGCATCGTTCGAGCACGAATTCACGATCACGAATCTCGCCGAGATCGCGCCGCCGTTCTCGTACCGCGCCTATCGGCTCGCCGAGAAGCTGTGTGGCGAGATCGTCGCGGCAATGCGTGCGGCGGGCGCGGGCCCGGAAATGATCCTGCCGGAATACGGCGCGGGCCAGATGGAGATCACGATGGCGCCGGCCGACGCGTTGAAGGCGGCGGACAACGCGGTCGTCGTGCGCGAGCTGGTCAGGGAGCTCGGGCGGCGCAACGGCCTGCACGCGACGTTCGCGCCGAAGGTGTCGCCCACGGGCGTCGGCAACGGCGTTCACGTCCATTTCGGGCTGTCGCGGGAAGACGGCACGCCCGTCAACTACGATCGCAACGGCGCGGGCCTGCTGTCCGCGACGCTCGCCCAGTTCTGCGCGGGCGTTCTGCGGCACTTGCCCGCGCTGATCGCGCTGACCGCGCCCAGCGGCATTTCGAATCTGCGGCTGCAGCCGCATCACTGGAGCGCGGCCTTCACGTGCATCGGCTCGCAAAACCGCGAGGCCGCGCTGCGAATCTGTCCGGCGCCCCGGCAATCGTCCGCGCAAAGCGCGCATCACGTCGAATTCCGCGCGGCCGACGGCTGCGCGTCGCCGTATCTGGCGCTCGGCGCGCTGATTCGCGCGGGCCTCGACGGCATCCGGCGGCAAGCGCCGCTGCCGAAGCTGCTCGACGTCGACCCGTCGAGCCTTTCCGATGCGCAAAGGCGCGACGCCGACGTGCGCGCACTGCCCGGATCGGTGCCGGAGGCGCTCGCCGAGGTCGATGCGGATTCCGAAGTAAGAGGCTGGTTCAGCGACGACTTCTGGCGCTGCTACCGCGCGATGAAGCACGCGGAGCTGAACCTGCTCGCCGGCCTGTCGGCGGAAGAAATGTGCGAACGATACAGCCGAGTGTATTGA
- a CDS encoding MurR/RpiR family transcriptional regulator, which yields MKKIPQTLLYRLRAALQTFSPAEKRVAMTLIADYPITGLKTLVEIANAAGVSPATVSRFAETLGFTGFPDFQRALHEDVAARFSSPGLQFDKTPERGADSGRPHASAKALGKLVTETVASVERREVELLIEKLIDPKRTVYFLGGRHSGSLARYFQQQLHHLRSRTVLFDGVNADAIDALIEFDARSVLIAFDFRRYQHDTTRFVAAASARRAHVAVFTDPYMSPAVKHASQVFLCRTATTSPFDSYASGLALIDFLTQELATAFGAAGHERVSKLESVREEFGLEYVLRK from the coding sequence ATGAAAAAAATTCCTCAAACCCTGCTCTACCGGCTGCGCGCGGCGCTGCAGACGTTCAGCCCCGCCGAGAAGCGCGTCGCGATGACGCTGATCGCCGACTACCCGATCACGGGGCTCAAGACCCTCGTCGAGATCGCCAACGCCGCGGGCGTCAGTCCGGCCACCGTGTCCCGCTTCGCGGAGACGCTCGGCTTTACGGGGTTCCCGGATTTTCAGCGTGCGCTTCACGAGGATGTCGCGGCGCGCTTTTCGTCGCCCGGCCTGCAGTTCGACAAGACCCCGGAGCGCGGCGCCGACTCCGGCCGGCCGCACGCGAGCGCGAAAGCGCTCGGCAAGCTGGTGACGGAGACCGTCGCGTCGGTGGAGCGGCGCGAAGTCGAGCTGCTGATCGAGAAGCTGATCGACCCGAAGCGGACCGTCTATTTCCTCGGCGGCCGCCACAGCGGCTCGCTCGCCCGCTATTTCCAGCAGCAGTTGCATCATCTGAGAAGCCGCACGGTGCTCTTCGACGGCGTGAACGCGGACGCGATCGACGCATTGATCGAGTTCGATGCGCGCTCGGTGCTGATCGCGTTCGACTTCCGCCGCTACCAGCACGACACGACCCGTTTCGTCGCCGCGGCGAGCGCCCGCCGCGCGCATGTCGCGGTTTTCACCGATCCGTACATGTCGCCGGCCGTCAAGCACGCAAGCCAGGTCTTCCTCTGCCGGACCGCGACGACGTCACCGTTCGACAGCTATGCGAGCGGACTCGCGCTGATCGACTTCCTGACCCAGGAGCTCGCGACCGCGTTCGGCGCAGCGGGGCACGAGCGCGTGTCGAAGCTGGAAAGCGTGCGCGAGGAATTCGGCCTCGAGTACGTGCTGCGCAAGTAG
- a CDS encoding APC family permease gives MMSIEEFGYKQELKRALGFKDLVVYGLVWMIPIAPFGIYGYVSEAANGMVALAYAVGMAAMFFTAMSYKAMSADFPLAGSVYTYAQRGIGEHAGFLAGWLILLDYILIPSLLYIASAAALAPLFPALPKWGWVVIFMACGTGVNLCGVEVTAKASKLMLYAQLIVLALFCVCGLHALYGRGVGAGHLTLDPLFQPGRFSVGVIFSAVSVAALSFLGFDAISTMSEEVAGGDKKVVGNATLTALLLVGALFVLQTWIAGDLAHGATFKSPDTAFYETAELAGGKWLNRLTAWSTAIAWGIANSFVSTASIARVLFSMARDRKLPAALARVSDKYRAPYVSIGLVAIVSLAVSLAFIDQLDRITGFVNFGALTGFLMLHVSVVNHFVIRNKSRQYLEHLVFPAVGFVILAYVLYSMGRDTWMLGLSWLAAGVVYYVVLTKVLRRDVRLEV, from the coding sequence ATGATGTCCATCGAAGAGTTTGGCTACAAGCAGGAGCTCAAGCGGGCGCTGGGTTTCAAGGACCTTGTCGTCTACGGGCTCGTGTGGATGATCCCGATCGCGCCGTTCGGCATCTACGGATACGTTTCCGAGGCCGCGAACGGCATGGTGGCGCTGGCGTATGCGGTGGGCATGGCGGCGATGTTCTTCACCGCGATGAGCTACAAGGCGATGTCGGCCGACTTTCCGCTCGCGGGCTCGGTCTATACCTATGCGCAGCGCGGCATCGGCGAACACGCGGGATTTCTCGCCGGCTGGCTGATCCTGCTCGACTATATCCTGATTCCGTCGCTGCTCTACATCGCGAGCGCGGCGGCGCTCGCGCCGCTCTTTCCCGCGCTGCCGAAGTGGGGCTGGGTCGTGATCTTCATGGCGTGCGGCACGGGCGTGAACCTGTGCGGCGTCGAAGTGACCGCGAAGGCGAGCAAGCTGATGCTGTACGCGCAACTGATCGTCCTCGCGCTCTTCTGCGTCTGCGGCCTCCATGCGCTTTACGGGCGCGGCGTGGGGGCCGGCCATCTGACGCTCGATCCGCTGTTCCAGCCCGGGCGGTTCAGCGTCGGCGTGATCTTCTCCGCGGTTTCCGTCGCCGCGCTGTCGTTCCTCGGATTCGACGCGATCTCGACGATGTCGGAGGAGGTCGCCGGCGGCGACAAGAAAGTCGTGGGCAACGCGACGCTCACGGCGCTGCTGCTCGTCGGCGCGCTGTTCGTCCTGCAGACCTGGATCGCCGGCGATCTCGCCCACGGTGCGACGTTCAAGTCGCCGGATACCGCGTTTTACGAAACGGCCGAGCTCGCCGGCGGGAAATGGCTGAATCGGCTGACGGCCTGGTCGACCGCGATTGCATGGGGCATCGCGAATTCGTTCGTGTCGACGGCGTCCATCGCCCGCGTGCTGTTTTCGATGGCGCGCGACCGGAAGCTGCCCGCCGCGCTCGCGCGCGTATCGGACAAATACCGGGCGCCGTACGTGAGCATCGGTCTCGTCGCGATCGTGTCGCTGGCGGTGTCGCTCGCTTTCATCGATCAGCTCGACCGGATCACCGGCTTCGTGAACTTCGGCGCACTGACCGGGTTCCTGATGCTGCACGTGTCCGTCGTCAATCACTTCGTGATTCGAAACAAGTCCAGGCAGTATCTCGAGCATCTCGTGTTTCCGGCCGTGGGATTCGTGATTCTCGCGTACGTGCTGTACTCGATGGGGCGCGACACCTGGATGCTGGGGCTGAGCTGGCTCGCCGCCGGCGTCGTCTACTACGTCGTGCTGACCAAGGTGCTGCGGCGCGACGTTCGGCTCGAAGTTTGA
- a CDS encoding Lrp/AsnC family transcriptional regulator, which produces MDDTDNRLIALLRADARMSVATLAVKLGVARTTVAHRLRRLEDEQVIVGYTVQLRPRIELDYIRAWMDVQVEGNRTREVIANLLGDPCVVALHDTNGRWDLLAELSVRSPAELSTVLERVRLIKGIRHTETSILLKSYR; this is translated from the coding sequence ATGGACGATACGGACAACCGATTGATTGCGCTCTTGCGAGCCGACGCGCGGATGAGCGTCGCGACGTTGGCCGTGAAGCTCGGCGTCGCCCGCACGACCGTCGCGCATCGATTGCGCCGTCTCGAAGACGAGCAGGTGATCGTCGGCTACACGGTTCAGCTCCGGCCGCGGATCGAGCTCGACTACATCCGCGCGTGGATGGACGTTCAGGTGGAGGGCAACCGGACGCGCGAAGTCATCGCGAATCTGCTCGGCGATCCCTGCGTCGTCGCGCTCCACGACACCAACGGCCGTTGGGATCTGCTCGCCGAACTGAGCGTGCGGTCGCCCGCCGAACTGTCGACGGTGCTCGAGCGCGTGCGCCTGATCAAGGGCATCAGGCATACGGAAACGAGCATCCTGCTCAAGAGCTATCGCTAG
- a CDS encoding ornithine cyclodeaminase, producing the protein MPSHLPATVYLSAADVIRLVQRVGLPKCIAEVAVRIERDFLRWREFDKSARVACHSRDGVIELMPIADTREFAFKYVNGHPKNTRDGLPTVMAFGMLADVATGAPRLLSELTLTTAIRTAAMSAVAARVLARPDSRTMALIGNGAQSEFQALAFRDLVGIRTLRVYDIDPAATAKLVANLRDEALEIRVCRDAAEAADGADIVTTVTADKANATIVTPDMIAPGLHVNAVGGDCPGKTELHADVLTRGKVFVEYEPQTRIEGDIQQMAPDFPAVELWQVLAGRARGRETAADVTIFDSVGFALEDYSALTFVRDAAAALGIGDVVELIPAADDPKNLFGLLRRQTSGARAALALP; encoded by the coding sequence ATGCCGTCCCATCTTCCCGCGACCGTCTATTTGAGCGCCGCCGACGTCATCCGCCTCGTGCAGCGTGTCGGCCTGCCGAAGTGCATCGCCGAGGTCGCGGTGCGCATCGAGCGGGATTTCCTGCGCTGGCGGGAATTCGACAAGAGCGCGCGGGTCGCGTGTCATTCGCGCGACGGCGTGATCGAGTTGATGCCGATCGCGGACACGCGCGAGTTCGCGTTCAAGTATGTGAACGGCCACCCGAAGAACACCCGCGACGGCCTGCCCACCGTCATGGCGTTCGGCATGCTGGCCGACGTCGCCACCGGCGCGCCGCGCCTGCTCTCCGAGCTGACGCTGACGACGGCGATCCGCACCGCCGCGATGTCGGCCGTCGCCGCGCGCGTGCTCGCGCGTCCGGACAGCCGGACCATGGCATTGATCGGCAACGGCGCGCAGAGCGAATTCCAGGCGCTCGCGTTCCGCGATCTCGTCGGCATCCGGACGCTGCGCGTCTACGACATCGACCCGGCCGCGACCGCGAAGCTCGTGGCGAACCTGCGCGACGAGGCGCTCGAGATCCGGGTTTGCCGCGACGCCGCCGAAGCGGCCGACGGCGCGGACATCGTGACGACCGTCACGGCCGACAAGGCCAACGCGACGATCGTCACGCCGGACATGATCGCGCCCGGCCTGCACGTCAACGCGGTGGGCGGCGACTGCCCCGGCAAGACCGAGCTGCACGCGGACGTGCTGACGCGCGGCAAGGTCTTCGTCGAATACGAACCGCAGACGCGCATCGAAGGCGACATCCAGCAGATGGCGCCGGACTTTCCGGCCGTCGAGCTGTGGCAGGTGCTCGCCGGGCGCGCGCGCGGCCGCGAGACGGCGGCCGACGTCACGATCTTCGATTCGGTCGGCTTCGCGCTCGAAGACTACTCGGCGCTGACGTTCGTGCGCGACGCCGCCGCGGCGCTCGGGATCGGCGACGTCGTGGAGCTGATTCCGGCCGCCGACGATCCGAAGAATCTGTTCGGCCTGCTGCGGCGACAGACATCCGGCGCGCGCGCGGCCCTCGCGCTGCCCTGA
- a CDS encoding ornithine cyclodeaminase yields the protein MPFHARFRSAQGARDMHRTWPSRTAGVDAQRRPRNGSGCRCLPRRFARRQHNGERRSGGIAMMKKYGVAFVAFAVALGGCKEAGHQDAQRTTVAAFASAPAESTAAESTPDAAASAPDESAAAASAQGSAALASKSPTPDLAKQERAPQSVPPPSIATPRTSGHARYDLNAEAAKAASAWAAAPARAETQTQVAMNGVVDAAKTPVPALASKLHAPSTTAPEPGAPRLLAHRKEAVPALAGQAAQPLFASSPPSEFASVDEARAKMLNGNVVFNVPTPVDVDDSCPCRIDVVLSPTRGLRDLQKLIVEHNPDAGNFENAQIQVSDRMSAQLTADPDDFAVDPKGDQEQAVGTVSPVMWSWTITPNHWGRHTLQLVLKALVTVDGQPTPIVLTTLDKSIQVTVTPFGRVKRFFAANWQWIWTTLLAPLALWLWKYRRRFAH from the coding sequence ATGCCGTTCCATGCGCGTTTTCGTTCGGCGCAGGGGGCACGCGACATGCATCGTACGTGGCCGAGCCGCACGGCCGGCGTCGATGCGCAAAGGAGGCCGCGCAACGGATCGGGATGCCGATGCTTGCCGCGACGCTTCGCCCGCCGTCAGCACAACGGGGAGCGGCGGAGCGGGGGCATTGCCATGATGAAAAAATATGGTGTGGCGTTCGTCGCGTTCGCTGTGGCGCTCGGCGGATGCAAGGAGGCCGGGCATCAGGATGCGCAGCGGACCACCGTGGCGGCGTTTGCGTCAGCCCCGGCCGAATCCACGGCGGCCGAATCCACGCCGGACGCGGCCGCGTCGGCACCGGATGAATCCGCGGCGGCCGCATCCGCACAGGGCTCGGCCGCGCTTGCATCGAAAAGCCCCACGCCGGACCTCGCGAAGCAGGAGCGAGCGCCGCAGTCGGTGCCGCCGCCAAGCATCGCGACGCCGCGCACATCCGGGCACGCGCGGTACGATTTGAACGCCGAAGCGGCGAAAGCCGCATCGGCGTGGGCGGCGGCGCCGGCCCGTGCGGAAACCCAGACCCAGGTCGCGATGAATGGCGTCGTCGATGCGGCGAAGACACCGGTGCCGGCGCTGGCGTCCAAGCTCCATGCGCCGTCGACGACGGCGCCCGAACCGGGCGCGCCACGACTTCTCGCGCATCGTAAGGAGGCTGTGCCGGCGCTCGCCGGGCAAGCCGCGCAGCCGCTGTTCGCATCGTCTCCGCCGTCCGAGTTCGCGTCCGTCGACGAAGCGCGCGCGAAGATGCTCAACGGCAACGTCGTGTTCAACGTGCCGACGCCCGTCGACGTCGACGACTCCTGTCCGTGCCGGATCGACGTGGTGCTGAGCCCGACGCGCGGCCTGCGGGACTTGCAGAAGCTGATCGTCGAGCACAATCCGGATGCGGGCAACTTCGAGAACGCGCAGATCCAGGTGAGCGACCGGATGAGCGCCCAATTGACCGCGGACCCCGACGATTTCGCCGTCGATCCGAAAGGCGATCAGGAGCAGGCGGTCGGCACCGTGTCGCCCGTCATGTGGTCGTGGACGATCACGCCGAATCATTGGGGCCGTCACACGCTGCAGCTCGTGCTCAAAGCCTTGGTGACGGTGGACGGCCAGCCGACGCCGATCGTGCTGACGACGCTCGACAAGTCGATTCAGGTCACCGTTACGCCGTTCGGGCGCGTGAAGCGCTTCTTTGCCGCCAATTGGCAATGGATCTGGACGACGCTGCTTGCGCCGCTCGCGCTATGGCTCTGGAAGTACCGGCGACGCTTCGCGCATTGA